A genomic region of Nakaseomyces glabratus chromosome C, complete sequence contains the following coding sequences:
- the BRE5 gene encoding Bre5p (CAGL0C03421g~Ortholog(s) have mRNA binding activity and role in protein deubiquitination, regulation of ER to Golgi vesicle-mediated transport, regulation of retrograde vesicle-mediated transport, Golgi to ER, ribophagy) has translation MGTPTIQEISYAFVRTYYERMNNNPSKMSNLYSNTAELTHIGYQQKVDENSDVLATVKLTGKENISKFFVRNEAKVNDLKVKLDSCDFQTTGVNHKSIFIVVTGELFWTGTPTYRFCQSFILTPTSPSSDSYDITNDIIRFLGDNFQSIKAARQNSGHKKEENKSVEKSKESQPAKEKKVEEKPKEEPKEQEKIAPVSPKAAKEAPAPAPAPTSASEPSVPKPVTPVLKKETTHPVTNNVTKEAQTQASPEKEEIDATKKESATTKETVKENNKAVKEVTEPKPVQENNSVSSRPSSSSTTPSQTPNQEQSSGPVKMTWASKLSQDTAVNTKAGFVKNEPIQTVKIEPSEEQEPSSSKKSSNGDRKFELAGRRENSSSTKTKKKPIFCTVNEDGFFPIYIRGTAGLKEDRLRNTLETNYGPVKKITMAENFSVVDFELQKSQTEAIETKKITIDGIEIYMERKTIKKSPTSTASSSSSSQGFTNVSKVYKKHAVKKKD, from the coding sequence ATGGGCACACCTACCATTCAGGAGATCAGTTACGCATTTGTGCGTACATATTATGAGAGGATGAACAACAATCCTTCCAAGATGTCTAATCTGTACTCGAACACCGCCGAGTTGACGCACATAGGCTATCAACAGAAGGTCGATGAGAACTCCGATGTTCTGGCCACAGTGAAGTTGACCGGTAAGGAGAATATCAGCAAGTTCTTTGTCAGAAATGAGGCCAAGGTCAACGATTTGAAAGTCAAGTTGGACAGTTGTGATTTTCAGACCACGGGTGTCAATCACAAGAGTATATTTATTGTGGTCACTGGTGAACTGTTTTGGACTGGTACTCCCACTTATAGATTCTGTCAAAGTTTTATTCTAACACCAACATCGCCAAGCAGTGACTCATATGATATTACCAATGATATCATCAGATTCTTGGGTGACAACTTCCAATCCATTAAGGCGGCCAGACAAAACAGTGGTcacaagaaagaagagaataAGTCTGTTGAGAAATCAAAGGAGAGTCAGCCAGCCAAGGAGAAGAAGGTAGAAGAGAAGCCAAAGGAGGAGCCAAaggaacaagaaaagatagCACCAGTATCTCCCAAGGCGGCTAAGGAGgcaccagcaccagcaccagcacccACATCAGCATCAGAACCAAGTGTCCCTAAGCCAGTCACGCCGGTATTGAAAAAGGAAACCACGCACCCTGTCACCAACAATGTAACAAAGGAAGCTCAGACTCAGGCATCACcagaaaaggaagaaattgatgCTACTAAGAAGGAATCGGCTACAACCAAGGAAACtgttaaagaaaataataaggCAGTCAAGGAGGTAACTGAGCCAAAGCCTGTGCAGGAAAACAACTCGGTGAGTTCCCGTCCTTCTAGTTCATCTACCACACCATCTCAAACTCCAAATCAAGAGCAATCGTCTGGACCAGTCAAAATGACATGGGCTAGTAAGCTATCTCAAGATACTGCGGTTAACACAAAGGCTGGGTTTGTTAAAAACGAGCCAATTCAGACTGTCAAGATTGAACCAAGcgaagaacaagaaccaTCTAGTTCAAAGAAGTCTAGCAATGGCGACCGCAAGTTCGAGCTTGCTGGCAGAAGAGAGAATAGTAGCAGTACTAAGACTAAGAAAAAGCCAATCTTCTGTACTGTTAATGAGGATGGTTTTTTCCCAATCTACATCAGAGGAACTGCCGGTTTAAAAGAGGACAGATTAAGGAACACCTTGGAGACCAATTACGGACCAGTCAAAAAGATTACCATGGCGGAGAACTTCTCTGTGGTTGATTTTGAGTTACAAAAGAGTCAAACCGAAGCCATAGAGACTAAAAAGATCACCATTGATGGTATTGAGATATATATGGAGAGAAAGACCATCAAGAAGAGTCCAACTTCCACGGCGtcttcgtcatcatcatcgcAGGGATTCACCAATGTCTCCAAAGTATACAAGAAGCATGcagtaaagaagaaggactaa
- a CDS encoding uncharacterized protein (CAGL0C03311g~Protein of unknown function), which produces MLHTRESPEDVSLGARLAHLESLIGTEAIDLDKFSHSNTTLSAILDAVTLKLNSWINTATVESRLLMELLMNHQESALLAKQQQDEGDNPYEIVVIERLEVMARSLIQLETLYRDSLRLDTTESLALDTDIISQINQLFTNCNVCIKRTIVLAYRLKLRHRKHQQYVKYLEDRLMIRDDQR; this is translated from the coding sequence ATGCTACACACCCGCGAAAGCCCGGAGGACGTCTCGCTCGGGGCACGGCTAGCTCACCTCGAGAGCTTGATAGGCACCGAGGCAATTGATCTGGATAAATTCAGCCACAGCAATACCACATTATCGGCTATCCTAGATGCAGTTACATTAAAACTCAATAGCTGGATCAATACCGCGACCGTGGAGTCACGGCTACTGATGGAGTTACTGATGAACCATCAGGAATCGGCTCTCTTAGCAAAACAACAGCAAGACGAAGGTGATAACCCATACGAGATAGTGGTCATCGAAAGATTAGAAGTCATGGCCAGATCGCTCATACAACTAGAGACTCTTTATAGAGACTCACTACGATTGGATACAACTGAATCTCTTGCATTGGACACCGATATAATCTCCcaaataaatcaattgTTTACAAACTGTAACGTATGCATCAAACGCACAATAGTACTAGCTTATAGATTGAAACTGCGACATAGGAAACACCAACAATACGtaaaatatcttgaagaCAGACTAATGATCAGAGATGATCAGAGATGA
- the POP2 gene encoding CCR4-NOT core DEDD family RNase subunit POP2 (CAGL0C03399g~Ortholog(s) have 3'-5'-exoribonuclease activity), whose amino-acid sequence MMQSMNVQHQVMPGHEQMMPQRDPQNMNMMQNYSPHMGRARMNVQQPNFPMQSMMQDVGNPYLNAQEQDMNKRQMQQNMPMNIQPQLQMQHQNQNFNISTPVNASMPPGLNLYQQQQQQQQQQQQQQQQQQQQQQQQQRQGQGQGQQNQQNQQQQQQQQLGQQQIPQQSQNQGSIGVNPALTNVPKQMGAAANALPGAASALPPMILPPPNHLFVRDVWKGNLYREFASIRRLVQQYNHISISTEFVGTTARPIGNFRSKADYHYQTMRANVDFLNPIQLGLSLSDENGNKPDNGPSTWQFNFEFNPEKEMVSKDSLELLTKSGINFEQHQTMGIDQLEFGQLLMDSGLVLDPEVTWVTYHAAYDLGFLINILMNNSMPNNKDDFEWWVHKYLPNFYDLNLVYKAIQDFKQPNQQQQYTLTSLADDLGIPRFSIFTTTGGQSLLMLLSFCQLAKVSLNKLPNGADLISYRNIIYGIDGE is encoded by the coding sequence ATGATGCAATCAATGAATGTACAGCATCAGGTTATGCCTGGCCATGAGCAGATGATGCCGCAGAGAGATCCTCAGAACATGAATATGATGCAGAACTACTCGCCACACATGGGCAGGGCGCGCATGAATGTACAGCAGCCTAACTTTCCTATGCAAAGTATGATGCAGGATGTTGGGAATCCATATTTGAATGCGCAGGAGCAGGATATGAACAAGAGACAGATGCAGCAGAATATGCCTATGAATATACAGCCACAGCTACAGATGCAACACCAGAATCagaatttcaatattaGTACTCCTGTGAACGCTTCCATGCCACCTGGTCTAAATCTATaccaacagcaacagcaacaacagcaacaacagcaacaacagcagcaacagcaacaacagcagcaacagcaacagcaacgACAAGGTCAAGGTCAGGGTCAGCAGAATCAGCAGAatcagcagcagcaacaacagcaacaacttGGTCAACAACAAATCCCACAACAATCTCAGAATCAAGGCTCTATTGGTGTCAATCCTGCATTGACCAATGTGCCAAAGCAAATGGGTGCGGCAGCAAACGCTCTGCCAGGAGCTGCATCCGCACTGCCACCTATGATCCTCCCACCGCCAAACCACTTGTTCGTCAGAGATGTATGGAAGGGCAATTTATACCGTGAATTTGCTTCTATTAGACGCCTTGTTCAACAATACAACCATATTTCAATAAGTACAGAATTTGTCGGCACCACTGCACGTCCTATTGGTAACTTTAGATCGAAGGCAGATTATCACTATCAGACTATGAGAGCAAATGTGGATTTCCTGAATCCAATTCAACTAGGTTTATCCCTAAGTGACGAAAATGGTAATAAGCCAGATAACGGTCCATCTACATGGCAATTCAACTTCGAGTTTAATCCAGAGAAAGAAATGGTGTCAAAGGACTCTCTTGAGCTTCTTACAAAGTCTGGCATTAATTTCGAACAGCATCAAACCATGGGTATAGATCAACTAGAGTTTGGTCAGTTACTAATGGATTCAGGATTGGTCTTGGACCCTGAAGTTACTTGGGTCACATACCATGCTGCCTACGACCTCGGCTTCCTAATCAACATCCTAATGAACAACTCGATGCCAAATAACAAGGATGATTTCGAGTGGTGGGTGCATAAGTATCTGCCAAACTTCTACGACTTGAATCTAGTCTACAAAGCCATTCAGGACTTCAAGCAACCAAACCAGCAACAACAGTATACACTTACCTCACTGGCAGACGACCTAGGTATTCCAAGGTTCTCCATTTTTACAACTACAGGTGGTCAGAGCTTGCTGATGCTTCTATCTTTCTGCCAATTGGCAAAAGTCTCACTCAACAAACTACCAAATGGCGCTGATTTGATATCCTACCGTAACATAATCTACGGCATCGATGGAGAGTAG
- a CDS encoding ferric reductase family protein (CAGL0C03333g~Ortholog(s) have ferric-chelate reductase activity and role in cellular response to iron ion starvation, copper ion import, intracellular sequestering of iron ion, iron assimilation by reduction and transport), which produces MMIAVLIVPFCMGLTLALQGGFQKRDVWEVNAVMSCGTYVTRLGWEYTSMGPSFYEPICNYEPAMGTWVGCIHDVIFEDRKMDARAFERSFNAVQKICKLVSFTNTTSQFPMIADKFTNITEFYQTLTNASLFLNNNRSDRPVGSIDRLTYPITIDESIRTKNLFAYHAHSYNLDRSNTFGAVINYYFLIVMALLAIGNFFNHIGLDQRRNLFFKFFNKIKGSYLVPAIFKGKHAQYLRGKKFCVSYCALLPSRIEFIILLGYAILHTVLLSYDYIIDPNNVLFKSKNLQLVRYFADRTGILAFAHFPIIIIFSTRNNIFESLTGLHYSSFIAFHKWLGRFMTLDAILHSVFYVIYSLCYHTFENSRKQAYWQFGTFAIVALISICIFSLAYMRIHYYETFLILHIILAVLLFICCWKHVEKIGWGQWLCFAIFFWVVEKLTRVYKLCTFGVRTAKLKLFFDDVGAPEYVQVTIYKGEKLKNWNAKAGQYGFVYFLIPRFFWQSHPFTIEDDGDYLRIVIRPKDGLTNKLVNYVLKNGVDGEMSVWLSIEGPYGCSLPLKHYDDVILVSGGSGIPGPLAHAIECLPMVKTSASKFVELVIIARDTNILKAYAKDLLKLKNSPVTVTLYLTTKYNNHRIQKFDVPDSSTPLLQESSSMLVELLSFIPIHYGRPNIAKIIDGHCKEKTRSLAVVTCGPPVLVDNIRSHCAERMANSETTIGYFEEFQCW; this is translated from the coding sequence ATGATGATCGCTGTGCTTATTGTGCCGTTCTGTATGGGACTGACTTTGGCACTGCAGGGAGGGTTTCAGAAGCGTGATGTCTGGGAGGTCAATGCTGTGATGTCGTGTGGTACTTATGTGACGAGGCTCGGTTGGGAGTATACCAGTATGGGGCCCTCTTTCTACGAGCCCATATGCAACTACGAGCCAGCAATGGGTACGTGGGTTGGTTGCATACACGATGtaatatttgaagacaGGAAGATGGACGCGAGAGCATTCGAAAGAAGTTTCAATGCTGTGCAAAAGATTTGCAAACTGGTGAGTTTCACTAACACCACGAGTCAATTCCCCATGATCGCAGACAAGTTCACTAACATCACTGAGTTTTATCAAACACTGACCAACGCTTCACTCTTCCTGAACAATAACAGAAGTGATAGGCCTGTGGGCAGCATTGACAGGCTGACTTACCCGATAACAATCGATGAATCGATAAGGACCAAGAACTTGTTCGCATACCACGCGCACAGCTATAATTTGGATAGATCAAACACTTTTGGTGCAGTGATAAATTATTACTTCTTGATTGTCATGGCATTGTTGGCAATTGGGAATTTTTTCAACCATATTGGGCTGGATCAAAGGAGAAAcctctttttcaaattcttcaataaGATCAAGGGATCATACCTGGTACCAGCTATCTTCAAAGGTAAGCATGCCCAGTACCTAAGGGGTAAGAAGTTTTGCGTTAGCTACTGTGCACTGTTACCATCAAGAATAGAGTTCATCATTCTGTTGGGTTATGCGATATTGCATACAGTTTTACTCTCCTACGATTACATAATCGACCCGAACAACGTCTTGTTTAAGTCAAAAAATTTACAGTTGGTACGATACTTCGCTGATAGAACAGGTATCCTGGCGTTTGCTCATTTCCCCATAATTATCATCTTCTCTACTAGAAACAATATCTTTGAATCGCTAACAGGGTTGCACTACAGTTCATTCATAGCATTTCATAAATGGTTGGGCAGATTCATGACATTAGATGCTATTCTGCACTCAGTATTTTACGTCATTTATTCCCTGTGTTATCACACGTTCGaaaattcaagaaaacaAGCATACTGGCAATTCGGTACTTTCGCAATTGTCGCACTCATTAGCATCTGCATATTCTCTTTGGCTTATATGAGAATTCATTATTACGAGACATTTTTAATCTTGCATATTATATTAGCGGTTCTCCTATTTATCTGCTGTTGGAAGCATGTAGAAAAAATAGGCTGGGGCCAATGGCTCTGCTTTGCTATATTTTTCTGGGTAGTCGAGAAATTGACTAGGGTCTACAAATTGTGCACTTTCGGAGTACGTACCGCTAAACTCAAACTATTCTTCGATGATGTAGGTGCACCAGAATATGTTCAAGTCACTATTTACAAAGGCGAGAAGCTCAAGAATTGGAACGCAAAGGCAGGACAATACGGCTTCGTTTACTTCTTAATACCCAGATTCTTCTGGCAATCTCACCCATTCACTATTGAGGATGATGGTGATTACCTCAGAATCGTGATTAGACCCAAGGACGGATTGACTAACAAACTTGTCAACTATGTTCTGAAGAACGGTGTGGATGGTGAGATGTCTGTTTGGCTATCCATCGAAGGTCCATATGGCTGTTCTTTACCTCTAAAGCACTATGATGATGTCATTTTGGTATCAGGAGGAAGTGGTATACCGGGTCCATTGGCTCATGCGATAGAGTGCTTACCAATGGTGAAGACATCTGCTTCCAAATTCGTAGAGCttgttattattgctaGAGATACTAACATTTTAAAGGCATACGCTAAGGACCTTctgaagttgaaaaattcACCGGTTACCGTAACTTTGTATCTAACAACAAAGTACAATAACCACAGGATACAGAAATTTGATGTGCCAGATTCATCTACACCTTTGCTACAGGAATCTTCCTCGATGCTTGTAGAGTTGTTGTCTTTCATTCCTATACATTACGGTCGGCCCAACATAGCTAAGATTATAGATGGCCATTGCAAGGAAAAGACAAGATCTCTTGCTGTGGTCACTTGTGGACCACCCGTTTTGGTTGACAATATCCGCAGCCATTGTGCTGAAAGAATGGCCAATTCTGAAACTACCATTGGCTACTTCGAAGAGTTTCAATGCTGGTAA
- the ESF2 gene encoding RNA-binding ATPase activator ESF2 (CAGL0C03355g~Ortholog(s) have ATPase activator activity, RNA binding activity) yields MVSNKHDDFSEDDFSDQEDGILLQKKKVVRDAFSKEDSDVEEGISDEEADVAEQPHSEDKEESAEAQLEQNKAEQTNEQQAGVAEPVSEEKRKQSKIDKIIQRKAGQKLKHKTGVVYLSRIPPYMKPAKMRQILSRFGEIDRLFLKREDEAKHKQRTRGGGNKKIMYEEGWAEFIRKRDAKLCAETLNGNIIGGKKGSFYHDDILNVKYLPGFKWADLTEQIARENDVRQAKLELEISQSNKLNAEYIRNVEQSKMLQNMRKRKDHEDRDQDARRQFKQHKVSTNRADAPSSIKNKSETSVKDVLSSLL; encoded by the coding sequence ATGGTATCTAACAAGCACGACGATTTTTCTGAGGATGACTTCAGTGACCAGGAAGATGGGATCCTgttacaaaagaagaaagtagTAAGAGATGCTTTCTCCAAGGAGGACAgtgatgttgaagaaggaaTTTCCGATGAGGAAGCTGATGTGGCAGAGCAGCCACACAGTGAGGATAAGGAAGAGTCCGCTGAGGCTCAATTGGAACAAAACAAAGCGGAACAAACGAATGAACAACAAGCTGGTGTTGCTGAGCCAGTGTCCGAAGAGAAGAGGAAGCAATCTAAGATTGACAAGatcattcaaagaaaagcaGGCCAAAAACTTAAGCATAAGACAGGTGTGGTGTATTTGTCTAGGATACCACCATACATGAAGCCGGCCAAGATGAGGCAGATTTTGAGCAGGTTTGGTGAAATAGACAGGTTGTTCTTGAAACGTGAAGATGAGGCCAAGCACAAGCAGAGAACGCGTGGTGGTGGTAACAAGAAGATCATGTATGAAGAGGGCTGGGCGGAGTTTATCCGTAAAAGAGACGCCAAATTATGTGCAGAGACCTTAAATGGTAACATTATTGGTGGTAAGAAAGGTTCGTTTTACCACGACGATATTCTCAACGTGAAGTATCTTCCGGGATTCAAGTGGGCCGACTTAACAGAGCAGATCGCCAGAGAAAACGATGTCAGACAAGCCAAGCTTGAGTTGGAAATTTCGCAATCGAACAAGCTGAACGCCGAGTACATCCGCAACGTGGAGCAGAGCAAGATGCTGCAGAACATGAGGAAACGGAAGGACCACGAGGACCGCGACCAAGACGCAAGAAGACAGTTCAAGCAGCACAAGGTCTCAACCAACAGAGCCGACGCTCCGTCCAGCATCAAGAACAAGTCCGAAACCTCAGTCAAGGACGTCCTATCATCACTGCTATGA
- the NOG2 gene encoding putative GTPase NOG2 (CAGL0C03369g~Ortholog(s) have role in ribosomal large subunit export from nucleus and mitotic spindle, nucleolus, nucleoplasm, preribosome, large subunit precursor localization) — translation MGTGKKEKQRRIREGTTKDGNIRVKGENFYRDSKRVQFLNMYKSGKAIKNKHGDVIRAADYQDTTIPDARVQPDRRWFGNTRVISQDALQHFRDALGETQKDTYQVLLRRNKLPMSLLDEKDSTESPRARILETESFDQTFGPKAQRKKPRVAASSLEELVQATEEENKTYEEKEELKATLGLMGKQEDEENGWTQVTKEAIFSKGQSKRIWNELYKVIDSSDVVIHVLDARDPLGTRCKSVEEYMKKETPHKHLIYVLNKCDLVPTWVAAAWVKHLSKDRPTLAFHASITNSFGKGSLIQLLRQFSQLHTDRKQISVGFIGYPNTGKSSIINTLRKKKVCQVAPIPGETKVWQYITLMKRIFLIDCPGIVPPSTKDSEEDILFRGVVRVEHVSHPEQYIPGVLKRCQTKHLERTYEISGWKDATDFIEMLARKQGRLLKGGEPDESGVSKQILNDFNRGKIPWFVIPPEKEEDKKRKLDEEEVKSAKMQKVKD, via the exons ATGGGTACTGGTAAGAAGGAGAAGCAGAGACGTATCCGTGAGGGTACCACCAAGGATGGTAACATCAGAGTGAAAGGTGAGAATTTCTACAGGGACTCCAAGCGTGTTCAGTTTCTGAACATGTACAAGAGTGGTAAGGCTATCAAGAACAAGCATGGTGATGTGATCCGTGCTGCGGATTATCAGGACACCACTATTCCTGATGCCAGGGTTCAGCCTGACAGGCGTTGGTTTGGTAACACTCGTGTGATCTCCCAGGATGCTCTGCAACATTTCAGAGACGCTCTGGGTGAGACACAGAAGGATACTTACCAAGTGCTTCTGAGGAGGAACAAGCTGCCTATGTCCCTGTTGGATGAGAAGGACTCCACGGAGTCCCCAAGAGCACGTATCCTGGAAACTGAGAGCTTCGATCAGACATTTGGTCCAAAGGCTCAGAGAAAGAAGCCTCGTGTTGCTGCCTCCAGTTTGGAAGAACTAGTGCAAGCTACCGAGGAAGAAAACAAGACCTATGAAGAGAAGGAGGAGCTCAAGGCCACTTTAGGTCTGATGGGTAAgcaagaagatgaagaaaatggtTGGACTCAGGTCACTAAGGAAGCCATTTTCAGCAAAGGTCAATCCAAGCGTATATGGAATGAACTTTATAAAGTCATCGATTCCTCTGATGTGGTGATACATGTCTTGGATGCCAGAGACCCTCTCGGAACACGTTGTAAGTCTGTTGAAGAATAcatgaaaaaagaaactccTCACAAGCATCTTATTTACGTTTTGAACAAGTGTGATTTAGTACCTACTTGGGTTGCT GCTGCATGGGTTAAGCATCTATCCAAGGACCGTCCAACTTTGGCGTTCCACGCTTCTATTACAAATTCTTTTGGTAAGGGTTCGTTGATTCAATTACTGCGTCAATTCTCCCAATTGCATACCGACAGAAAGCAAATTTCTGTTGGTTTCATCGGTTACCCAAACACCGGTAAGTCATCCATTATTAACACgttgagaaagaagaaagtcTGTCAAGTGGCACCTATTCCTGGTGAAACTAAGGTGTGGCAATACATTACTTTGATGAagagaatatttttgatcGACTGTCCTGGTATCGTTCCCCCATCCACCAAAGATAGCGAAGAGGATATTCTATTCCGTGGTGTTGTCAGAGTCGAGCATGTGTCTCACCCTGAGCAATATATACCTGGTGTCCTGAAGCGTTGTCAGACCAAGCATCTGGAGAGAACCTACGAGATCTCTGGATGGAAGGATGCCACCGACTTCATAGAGATGCTTGCGAGAAAGCAAGGTAGATTGCTGAAAGGTGGTGAGCCAGACGAATCCGGTGTCTCCAAGCAAATCCTGAACGATTTCAACAGAGGTAAGATTCCATGGTTTGTTATACCGCCAGAAAAGGAAGAggacaaaaaaagaaagctagatgaagaagaagtgaAAAGTGCCAAGATGCAAAAGGTCAAGGACTGA